CGACGGGCTCTCCGACCGCGTCGAACTGGCTGAGGTGGGGACGGATCCGACTGACGGCGACACCGACGGCGACCGGCGCGCGGACGACGGGGAGTCCACGTTCCCGGCGACCGACCCGACGGTCGCCGACACCGACGGCGACGGCCTCGACGACAGCCGGGAACTCGAACTCGGGACGGACCCGACGGCCGCCGACACGGACGGCGACGGACTCAACGACAGCCGTGAACGCGAGCTGGGAACGTCACCCCGGTACGCGGACACGGACGGCGACGGCCTCACCGACGGGCGCGAGGTCGAACTCGGGACGGATCCGACGGCGGTCGACACCGACGGTGACGGTCTCTCCGACCGGGCGGAGCAGCGGGGAGCGACGGATCCGACGAGCGCCGACACCGACGGCGACGGGTTCGGCGACGCCGCGGAACGCGACCTCGGGACCGATCCCACGGAGCCAACCGACCGGACCGCGTATCTGCGAGCGTCCGTGACGACCTTCGTGGACGGACTGCTCTGAACCGGCCGTCGTCCCCCGCGGCAGCGACTGTCTCTTCGCGGACGCCGAGCCGACTCACCGGAGTCCGCCGCCGGCCACAGTCAGAGTTTTAAGGGATAGTTCCCCTCTCAGGGGTATGACAGCGGACGACGTCGCCGAGCACGCAGACAGCGTCCTCGGGGAGATCGAGCGGGCGGTCGTCACGGACGAGCACTTCCTGCAGACGATCCTCTCAGGGGTCCTCGCCGAGGGGCACGTGCTCCTCGAGGACGTCCCGGGAACGGGGAAGACGCTCGTCGCCCGCAGCTTCGCCGAGGCGCTCGGGCTGACCTTCAACCGGGTGCAGTTCACGCCGGACCTGCTGCCCGCGGACATCACCGGGACGGAAGTCTACGACGAGCAGACGGCCGCGTTCGAGTTCGTCGAGGGCCCGGTGTTCGCGAACGTCGTCCTCGCCGACGAGATCAACCGCGCGCCGCCGAAGACGCAGGCGGCGCTGCTGGAGGCCATGGAGGAGCGACAGGTGACCGTCTCCGGCGAGACCTACGACCTGCCGGAGCCATTCTTCGTCATCGCGACGCAGAACCCCGTCGAGCAGGAGGGGACCTTCCCGCTGCCCGAGGCGCAGGTCGACCGGTTCATGCTGAAGTCGTCGATGGGCTACCCCGACCACGAGGGCGAGCGGGAACTGATCGATCGGCGACTCGACCGGCGGACCAAGGACCCCAGCGTCGACGCCGTCGTCTCGCCCGACGACGTGCGCGCGATGCAGGCCGAACCCGAGGACGTCCGCGTCGAGGAGCCGGTCCGCGAGTACGTCGTCTCGCTGACGCGCGCGACGCGGGCGGACCGGCACGTCGACGTCGGC
This region of Halomicrobium urmianum genomic DNA includes:
- a CDS encoding AAA family ATPase: MTADDVAEHADSVLGEIERAVVTDEHFLQTILSGVLAEGHVLLEDVPGTGKTLVARSFAEALGLTFNRVQFTPDLLPADITGTEVYDEQTAAFEFVEGPVFANVVLADEINRAPPKTQAALLEAMEERQVTVSGETYDLPEPFFVIATQNPVEQEGTFPLPEAQVDRFMLKSSMGYPDHEGERELIDRRLDRRTKDPSVDAVVSPDDVRAMQAEPEDVRVEEPVREYVVSLTRATRADRHVDVGVSPRGTQRFLEVCRAWALLQGRDYVAPEDVKAVAPAALAHRLVLTTEAEMQEASKRAIVEAVLDEVEVPAIAQ